In one window of Paenarthrobacter nicotinovorans DNA:
- the tig gene encoding trigger factor gives MKSAVENLTATRVKLNVEVPFEELKPSIDAAYKTVASQIQVPGFRKGKVPSKLIDQRVGRGYVLETAINDGLNGWYQAAVQETGVRPLSRPEVEITEVPDPSATDGELKFQVEIDVRPEIELPDYAGIKVEVAAAESSDADVDKSLDELRGRFGTLKTVERPAKNDDFLTIDITATIDGEEIDSAAGLSYQVGAGTMLEGLDEAVTGLSADEEAIFDTTLVGGDHAGEAAQVKVVVKAVKERELPEADDDFAQLASEFDTLTELREDLAKQAADSKVVEQGVEARDKVLDKLVELVEVPVPDSVVEEQIEAHFNPENAHGEGDHDTEEHRAEVKANTERAFQNEIILDAIADKEEVEVSQNELIDYIVTTASQYGMDPNQFAQIIDQSGQVPMMVSEVRRRKALAVVLGQAEVVDTEGNKVDLTDFVRPAGEAAAEEAAAVEASEEADAPASDDPAAVKF, from the coding sequence GTGAAGAGCGCTGTCGAGAACCTCACCGCAACGCGGGTCAAGCTCAACGTTGAGGTTCCCTTTGAGGAACTGAAGCCGAGCATCGATGCCGCGTACAAGACCGTTGCTTCGCAGATCCAGGTTCCCGGATTCCGCAAGGGCAAAGTTCCCTCCAAGCTCATCGACCAGCGTGTCGGCCGAGGCTACGTCCTGGAGACGGCCATCAACGATGGCCTCAACGGCTGGTACCAGGCTGCAGTCCAGGAAACCGGCGTCCGCCCGCTGAGCCGTCCTGAGGTTGAAATCACCGAGGTTCCGGATCCGTCCGCAACCGACGGCGAGCTCAAGTTCCAGGTGGAGATCGATGTCCGCCCCGAGATCGAACTGCCGGACTACGCCGGCATCAAGGTTGAGGTTGCTGCTGCTGAGTCCTCCGACGCCGACGTTGACAAGTCCCTCGACGAACTGCGCGGCCGCTTCGGCACGCTGAAGACCGTTGAGCGCCCTGCCAAGAACGATGACTTCCTCACCATCGACATCACCGCCACCATTGACGGCGAAGAGATCGATTCCGCTGCCGGCCTGTCCTACCAGGTAGGCGCCGGCACCATGCTCGAAGGCCTGGACGAAGCCGTTACCGGTCTGTCCGCCGACGAAGAAGCCATCTTCGACACCACGCTTGTTGGCGGCGACCACGCCGGCGAAGCTGCCCAGGTGAAGGTCGTTGTCAAGGCCGTCAAGGAGCGCGAGCTTCCCGAGGCCGACGACGACTTTGCCCAGCTCGCTTCCGAGTTCGACACCCTTACAGAGCTCCGCGAGGACCTCGCCAAGCAGGCAGCCGATTCCAAGGTTGTGGAGCAGGGCGTCGAGGCCCGCGACAAGGTCTTGGACAAGCTCGTTGAGCTCGTTGAGGTTCCGGTTCCGGACTCTGTAGTCGAAGAGCAGATCGAGGCCCACTTCAACCCGGAGAACGCCCACGGCGAAGGTGACCACGACACCGAGGAGCACCGCGCCGAGGTCAAGGCCAATACCGAGCGCGCCTTCCAGAACGAAATCATCCTCGACGCCATTGCCGACAAGGAAGAAGTTGAAGTCAGCCAGAACGAGCTGATCGACTACATCGTCACCACGGCAAGCCAGTACGGCATGGACCCCAACCAGTTCGCCCAGATCATTGATCAGAGCGGCCAGGTTCCCATGATGGTTTCCGAGGTTCGCCGCCGCAAGGCTCTGGCCGTTGTACTGGGCCAGGCCGAGGTAGTCGACACCGAAGGCAACAAGGTTGACCTGACGGACTTCGTCCGCCCCGCCGGAGAAGCCGCAGCCGAAGAAGCTGCTGCTGTTGAAGCTTCGGAAGAAGCAGACGCTCCTGCCAGCGACGACCCCGCAGCAGTGAAGTTCTAA
- a CDS encoding Fpg/Nei family DNA glycosylase: protein MPEGHSVHRLARQFQDVFGGQRLEVSSPQGRFVAGASLLTGHTLEEATAHGKQFFLRFDHGLFLHVHLGLYGAWSFGGDSTFTGSSSIGAPRRIGERESGSGADGGDYAGPPEPVGAVRVRLVSKHGWADLRGATTCAAITAAEAEAVLDRLGPDPLQNRPGDREEFIARLRRRKTAVALLLMDQSVLAGVGNIYRAEVLFRQAVDPWTPGTSIDVETAGRLWDDTVATMSDGVRDGRIVTTPPSLWTGGGVLAPDADAHFVYKREGMPCRACGTLVGVTEIGARKLYWCPGCQV from the coding sequence GTGCCGGAAGGACATTCGGTCCATCGGCTGGCCCGCCAATTCCAGGATGTTTTTGGCGGGCAGCGCCTGGAAGTCTCCAGTCCCCAAGGACGTTTCGTGGCCGGCGCAAGCCTGTTGACGGGACACACCTTGGAGGAAGCAACGGCCCACGGGAAGCAGTTCTTCCTCCGCTTCGACCACGGCCTGTTCCTCCACGTGCACCTTGGCCTGTACGGAGCCTGGAGTTTTGGCGGAGACAGCACATTCACTGGTTCCTCAAGCATTGGAGCTCCGCGCCGCATCGGTGAGCGGGAGAGCGGTTCAGGCGCGGACGGTGGTGACTACGCCGGTCCGCCGGAGCCCGTGGGTGCCGTCCGCGTCAGGCTTGTCTCAAAACACGGCTGGGCTGATCTCCGTGGTGCCACCACATGCGCGGCGATCACTGCTGCCGAGGCGGAAGCCGTGCTGGACCGCCTGGGGCCCGACCCCCTCCAAAACCGGCCCGGGGACCGCGAGGAGTTCATCGCGCGCCTGCGCCGGCGCAAGACCGCTGTAGCACTGCTGCTGATGGACCAGTCCGTGTTGGCCGGGGTCGGGAACATCTACCGCGCCGAAGTGCTGTTCCGGCAGGCGGTGGACCCATGGACGCCCGGAACAAGTATTGATGTCGAGACCGCAGGCCGGCTGTGGGACGACACAGTGGCAACCATGTCCGACGGCGTCCGCGATGGCCGGATTGTTACGACACCCCCGTCACTCTGGACCGGCGGCGGCGTCTTGGCGCCCGACGCCGATGCCCACTTTGTCTATAAGCGCGAGGGAATGCCCTGCCGCGCTTGCGGGACGCTGGTGGGTGTGACGGAAATCGGTGCCCGCAAACTCTATTGGTGCCCCGGCTGCCAGGTCTAG
- a CDS encoding ribose-5-phosphate isomerase — protein MELSAHLVNHLTAKGYEVVDHGPKEYDALDDYPSFCINAALAVVADQEAGVHALGIVLGGSGNGEQIAANKVKGVRAALAWNLSTAKLAREHNDANVVAVGGRQHTVEEATELIEAFLQEPFSNDERHVRRIGKIAVYETTGEIVQ, from the coding sequence ATGGAACTGAGCGCCCACTTGGTCAACCACCTCACTGCGAAGGGCTACGAAGTAGTGGATCACGGGCCCAAGGAATACGACGCACTGGATGACTACCCGTCGTTCTGCATCAACGCCGCCCTTGCGGTCGTCGCTGACCAGGAGGCCGGGGTTCACGCGCTTGGCATTGTCCTGGGTGGTTCGGGAAATGGTGAGCAGATTGCCGCCAACAAAGTGAAGGGTGTCCGCGCAGCCTTGGCCTGGAACCTCTCCACCGCAAAACTGGCCCGGGAACACAACGACGCCAACGTCGTGGCCGTCGGCGGCCGCCAGCACACTGTGGAAGAAGCCACGGAGCTTATTGAAGCCTTCCTGCAGGAACCGTTCAGCAACGACGAGCGCCATGTCCGCCGCATCGGCAAGATCGCCGTGTACGAAACCACCGGCGAAATCGTCCAGTAG
- the pepN gene encoding aminopeptidase N — MPGLNLTRDEAANRAELLTVDSYDVTLDLTRGPEVFGSTTVVRFSAEAGSSTFIDAITHTVHSVTLNGTDLDPAEVSDGVRIQLPGLAAENELTIVADAPYMNTGEGLHRFVDPVDGEAYLYTQFEVPDSRRMFAVFEQPDLKAAFTFTVTAPSHWDVVSNSPTPVPVEAPAAEDGSARSVWKFAPTPRLSSYVTALIAGPYQSVRSEVTSSDGRVIPLGVFARKSLMQYLDADNIFELTRQGFEFFEAQFGCPYPFEKYDQLFVPEFNAGAMENAGAVTILEGYVFRGKVTGAQIERRAITVLHELAHMWFGDLVTMRWWNDLWLNESFAEYMSHLAAVENTEFDRAWTTFASVEKSWAYKQDQLPTTHPIFAEINNLEDVEVNFDGITYAKGASVLRQLVAWVGPEQFMAGVRTYFAKHAWKNTELADLMVELEAASGRDLDQWGKLWLETAGVNTLAPEVTVDAEGTITAFSIQQTAIDEQPTLRPHRLAVGFYTLSGEGKLERTHREELDVDGPRTDVPALVGKARPDLILLNDDDLAYAKVRLDQHSLATAKEHLKDFAASLPRTLVWGSAWDAARDGETPARGYVDLILANIAHETDSSVILVQLRQLATTLTYYVAAEHKAATTIAAADRLWELASSVEAGSDAQLQFAKSYAQLARSEAQLDRLQALLDGIETLEGLTVDQDMRWELLTALVAGGRIGQERIDEELARDNTSNGQNAAAQAKAAIPTPEAKAAAWESIVVKGELSNALQSSAVAGFMRVPDTSLLEPYAEKYFQAVPGIVKERTHALAQQIVVGLYPAQLTTQATVDRTDAFLAGLPEENAALRRMMLENRDGVARALRARAADV, encoded by the coding sequence TTGCCAGGCCTGAACCTCACGCGCGATGAAGCCGCGAACCGCGCCGAACTGCTCACTGTCGACTCCTACGACGTCACCTTGGACCTGACCCGCGGCCCGGAGGTTTTCGGCTCCACCACCGTGGTCAGGTTTTCTGCCGAGGCGGGATCCTCGACGTTCATCGATGCCATCACGCACACCGTCCACAGCGTGACGTTGAACGGCACTGACCTGGACCCAGCGGAGGTCTCCGACGGCGTCCGTATCCAGCTGCCGGGGCTTGCTGCTGAGAATGAACTGACGATTGTGGCAGATGCGCCCTACATGAACACCGGCGAGGGCCTCCACCGCTTCGTGGACCCCGTGGATGGGGAAGCGTACCTCTACACGCAGTTCGAGGTTCCGGATTCCCGGCGCATGTTCGCCGTCTTTGAGCAGCCCGACCTGAAAGCGGCTTTCACGTTCACGGTCACGGCGCCGTCGCACTGGGACGTTGTTTCCAACTCCCCCACTCCTGTTCCCGTTGAGGCTCCTGCCGCGGAAGATGGCAGCGCGCGCTCCGTATGGAAATTCGCGCCGACCCCCCGACTCTCCTCCTACGTCACTGCCTTGATCGCAGGGCCTTACCAGTCGGTCCGTTCAGAGGTCACCAGCTCCGACGGCCGGGTCATTCCCCTGGGAGTGTTCGCCCGCAAATCCCTGATGCAGTACCTCGACGCCGACAACATCTTTGAACTGACCCGCCAGGGTTTCGAGTTCTTCGAGGCCCAGTTCGGCTGCCCCTACCCGTTCGAGAAGTACGATCAGTTGTTTGTGCCGGAATTCAACGCCGGCGCCATGGAAAACGCCGGCGCCGTCACCATCCTCGAAGGCTACGTCTTCCGCGGGAAGGTCACCGGCGCGCAGATCGAACGGCGCGCCATCACTGTCCTGCACGAACTGGCCCACATGTGGTTCGGTGACCTGGTGACCATGCGCTGGTGGAACGACCTCTGGCTCAACGAGTCCTTCGCCGAATACATGTCGCACCTAGCTGCCGTGGAGAACACCGAATTCGACCGGGCCTGGACCACGTTCGCTTCGGTGGAGAAGTCCTGGGCCTACAAGCAGGACCAGCTGCCCACCACGCACCCGATCTTCGCCGAGATCAACAACCTCGAAGACGTCGAGGTCAACTTTGACGGCATCACCTACGCCAAGGGAGCATCTGTACTTCGCCAGCTGGTGGCCTGGGTAGGCCCGGAACAGTTCATGGCCGGTGTCCGGACCTACTTCGCCAAGCACGCCTGGAAAAACACCGAGCTCGCAGACCTCATGGTGGAACTGGAAGCCGCTTCGGGCCGTGACCTCGACCAATGGGGCAAGCTCTGGCTCGAAACGGCAGGCGTGAACACCCTCGCACCCGAGGTAACCGTCGACGCTGAAGGCACCATCACTGCCTTCTCAATCCAGCAGACCGCCATCGACGAGCAACCCACCCTGCGTCCGCACCGCCTCGCCGTCGGCTTCTACACGCTCTCCGGCGAAGGGAAGCTGGAACGCACCCATCGCGAAGAACTCGACGTCGACGGCCCCAGGACCGACGTGCCCGCACTGGTGGGCAAAGCTCGCCCGGACCTGATCCTGCTCAACGACGACGATCTCGCCTATGCAAAGGTGCGCCTGGACCAGCACTCCCTCGCCACAGCCAAGGAACACCTGAAGGACTTCGCAGCCAGCCTGCCCCGCACCCTGGTGTGGGGCTCAGCCTGGGATGCAGCCCGCGACGGTGAGACCCCGGCCCGCGGCTATGTGGACCTGATCCTGGCCAATATTGCCCACGAGACCGACTCTTCGGTCATCCTGGTCCAGCTCCGCCAGCTCGCCACCACCCTGACCTACTACGTCGCCGCAGAACATAAAGCCGCGACCACCATCGCAGCAGCGGACAGGCTCTGGGAACTTGCTTCGAGCGTGGAAGCCGGCTCCGACGCCCAGCTGCAATTCGCCAAGTCCTACGCCCAGTTGGCACGCAGCGAGGCACAACTGGACCGTCTCCAAGCCCTCCTGGACGGGATCGAAACCTTGGAAGGGCTCACCGTGGACCAGGACATGCGCTGGGAGCTCCTGACCGCGCTGGTGGCTGGCGGACGCATAGGCCAGGAACGCATCGACGAAGAACTCGCCCGCGACAACACCTCCAACGGCCAGAACGCTGCCGCGCAGGCCAAGGCGGCCATTCCCACCCCGGAAGCCAAGGCAGCGGCCTGGGAGTCGATCGTGGTCAAGGGAGAACTTTCCAACGCACTTCAGTCGTCAGCGGTGGCAGGCTTCATGCGCGTCCCGGACACTTCCCTGCTGGAACCCTACGCGGAGAAGTACTTCCAGGCCGTGCCCGGGATCGTCAAGGAACGCACACACGCACTGGCCCAGCAGATCGTTGTGGGGCTTTACCCGGCCCAGCTCACCACGCAGGCTACGGTGGACCGCACCGACGCGTTCCTGGCCGGACTTCCCGAAGAAAACGCAGCCCTGCGCCGCATGATGTTGGAAAACCGTGACGGAGTGGCCCGCGCCCTTCGCGCCAGGGCGGCCGACGTCTAG
- a CDS encoding OsmC family protein gives MGLNEHHYALTVRWTGNLGEGTAGYRAYSRDHDVEISGLPTLKGSADPTFHGDRMRYNPEQLLLAALSQCHMLSFLHVAVKHGVVVTGYEDNAEGLMKLNRDGSGQFENVTLRPHVTIVDAAHAALMPQLHHEANQVCFIARSVNFPVLHEPITTAAAA, from the coding sequence ATGGGCCTGAACGAACACCACTACGCGCTGACTGTCCGCTGGACCGGGAACCTCGGAGAGGGCACAGCGGGCTACCGCGCATATTCACGGGACCACGACGTCGAGATCAGCGGACTTCCCACACTCAAGGGGTCGGCCGATCCCACGTTTCATGGCGACCGGATGCGCTACAACCCGGAGCAACTGCTGCTTGCCGCGCTCTCGCAGTGCCACATGCTGTCCTTCCTGCACGTGGCCGTCAAGCACGGAGTGGTGGTTACCGGCTATGAGGACAACGCCGAAGGGCTCATGAAACTCAACCGTGACGGCAGCGGGCAATTCGAGAATGTGACGCTCCGGCCCCATGTCACCATCGTGGATGCCGCGCACGCTGCTTTGATGCCGCAACTTCACCATGAGGCCAACCAGGTCTGCTTCATTGCGCGAAGCGTCAACTTCCCGGTCCTCCATGAACCGATCACGACGGCGGCCGCGGCCTAA
- a CDS encoding NAD-dependent epimerase/dehydratase family protein translates to MRILVLGGTAFLSAEIARQAVAAGHDVTCFARGTSSNPPDGATWVRGDRTLGAAAYAEVADSWDAVVDVSRDPVQAREALEVLGPVAEHWTFVSSCSVYADHSVPGADESAALLEPLPEGHTAGPESYGESKSAIEHLTLGLVGEKAHIVRSGLIGGPGDGTDRYGYWPARFAADSDTVLVPDIPTAAAQIIDVRDLATWILRSAEGGLTGTYNALGDVVRFGDYITESQRIAGAEESDVIRPSEHWLVEQGVDYWAGPDSLPLWLPPGHDGFQARSNRAAREAGMTLRPWQETLAATLDDERMRGLDRERKAGLGRRTEQRLVALWRELQR, encoded by the coding sequence ATGCGCATCCTGGTCCTGGGCGGCACCGCCTTCCTGTCAGCAGAAATCGCCCGGCAGGCAGTTGCCGCCGGTCATGACGTCACCTGTTTTGCCCGGGGTACTTCATCGAACCCGCCCGACGGCGCCACGTGGGTGCGGGGGGATCGCACCTTGGGTGCCGCGGCCTATGCGGAGGTGGCAGACAGCTGGGACGCGGTGGTGGACGTTTCCAGGGATCCGGTCCAGGCACGCGAGGCCTTGGAGGTGCTGGGACCTGTCGCGGAGCACTGGACGTTCGTCTCCAGCTGTTCGGTGTATGCGGACCACTCAGTACCTGGCGCGGATGAAAGCGCGGCCCTGCTGGAGCCGCTGCCAGAGGGGCATACGGCCGGCCCGGAAAGTTATGGCGAGTCCAAATCAGCCATCGAGCACCTGACACTGGGCCTGGTGGGGGAGAAGGCGCACATCGTCCGGTCCGGACTCATCGGCGGCCCAGGGGACGGTACGGACAGATACGGCTACTGGCCGGCCAGGTTCGCTGCGGACAGTGACACGGTGTTGGTTCCGGACATTCCCACCGCCGCAGCCCAGATCATTGACGTCCGGGATCTCGCAACCTGGATCCTGCGTTCGGCCGAAGGCGGGCTGACGGGAACGTACAACGCCTTGGGCGATGTTGTTCGCTTCGGTGACTACATCACCGAATCCCAACGGATTGCCGGGGCCGAAGAGAGTGATGTTATCCGTCCCTCCGAGCACTGGCTCGTTGAGCAGGGCGTGGACTACTGGGCGGGACCGGACTCACTGCCCTTGTGGCTTCCCCCGGGGCACGATGGCTTCCAAGCCCGCTCCAACCGTGCTGCACGGGAGGCGGGAATGACCTTGCGCCCATGGCAGGAAACCCTGGCCGCCACGCTTGACGACGAGCGGATGCGGGGACTGGACAGGGAGCGAAAAGCAGGCCTTGGCCGCAGGACCGAACAAAGGCTCGTGGCGCTCTGGCGGGAGCTGCAGCGTTAG
- a CDS encoding mechanosensitive ion channel family protein — protein MTFIPLAEAINIEPEKIDLVSILITVGIGLLVWIVARFIILRITRRVSAGSSFFKKPHFKWVQPAIRALDHERRSQRAETIGSLLTSLVSVVVVVIVIIYVLKFMNVDVAPLLTSVGILGVAIGFGAQQLIRDFLAGIFITIEDQYGIGDVIVTSEVVGTVESVGLRITRVRAEDGAIWYLRNGEILRVGNRSQGDYVPLESPDNSDEPGASAAPVTAGASRVTKAEEKSNE, from the coding sequence TTGACCTTTATCCCCCTTGCGGAAGCCATCAACATCGAACCCGAAAAGATCGACCTCGTTTCGATCCTCATTACCGTAGGCATCGGCCTGCTGGTGTGGATCGTTGCGCGCTTCATCATCCTGCGCATCACGCGGCGCGTATCTGCCGGCAGTTCCTTCTTCAAGAAGCCGCATTTCAAATGGGTCCAGCCCGCCATCCGCGCCCTGGACCATGAGCGGCGTTCCCAGCGCGCCGAAACCATCGGCTCGCTGCTCACCAGCCTGGTAAGCGTCGTGGTGGTGGTGATCGTCATCATCTACGTCCTCAAGTTCATGAATGTGGACGTCGCGCCCCTGCTGACCAGCGTGGGGATCCTGGGTGTCGCCATCGGCTTCGGCGCCCAACAGCTCATCCGCGACTTCCTCGCCGGCATCTTCATCACCATCGAGGACCAGTACGGGATCGGCGACGTGATCGTCACCAGCGAAGTGGTTGGTACCGTTGAGTCGGTTGGACTGAGGATCACCCGCGTCCGCGCGGAAGACGGAGCCATCTGGTACCTGCGGAACGGTGAGATCCTGAGGGTCGGAAACCGTTCCCAAGGGGACTACGTGCCGCTGGAGTCACCCGACAACAGCGACGAACCAGGCGCCTCAGCAGCGCCCGTCACAGCTGGCGCATCGCGCGTCACCAAAGCCGAGGAGAAGTCCAATGAGTAA
- a CDS encoding globin has product MSNTAGGEPQPAQAGPRRQLMQNDPFSQPAYTDSFYAAVGGHETFVKLIDVFYDGVATDPLLRPMYPEEDLGPAKRRFLMFLEQYWGGPTTYGEERGHPRLRMRHMPFQVTPEAKDRWLFHMRTAVDALDLSPLHEGTLWDYMERAALTMVNSPSAVPRN; this is encoded by the coding sequence ATGAGTAACACTGCAGGCGGGGAGCCCCAGCCGGCGCAGGCGGGTCCCCGACGCCAGCTGATGCAAAACGACCCTTTCAGCCAGCCTGCGTACACGGACAGTTTCTATGCCGCCGTCGGCGGCCATGAAACGTTCGTGAAGCTCATCGACGTGTTCTACGACGGTGTGGCCACTGATCCGCTCCTGCGCCCCATGTACCCGGAAGAGGATCTTGGGCCAGCGAAGCGCCGCTTCCTGATGTTTCTCGAACAGTACTGGGGTGGGCCCACCACCTACGGCGAGGAGCGCGGCCACCCGCGTCTTCGCATGCGCCACATGCCCTTCCAAGTGACTCCCGAAGCCAAGGACCGTTGGCTGTTCCACATGCGGACAGCCGTGGACGCTCTGGACCTGTCGCCCCTTCATGAGGGAACCCTGTGGGACTACATGGAACGGGCCGCACTGACCATGGTCAACAGCCCTTCGGCAGTTCCCCGGAACTAG
- a CDS encoding acyl-CoA thioesterase, which produces MTETNTGLQVEAPAEDPMEVLIGLLDLGDFDGARTNEDIFLGPSQKQPRHRVFGGQVLAQSMMAGMRTVEPDRVAHSMHGYFLRPGDANKPITFGVERLRDGRSFSARRVHAYQDGVPILSMIASFQVEDNGLDHQATMPEGIPDPETLPSTAELLSHFDHPLARHMSSERPFDVRHIDPALYVSPPSEHVATNAVWMKTMGPLPDDPKLHIAALAYASDYTLLEPILRKHGLSWMTPGMSVASLDHAMWWHRPVKVDEWMLYVQESPSAQGARGLATGRIFNRDGVHVATVAQEGMVRIP; this is translated from the coding sequence ATGACTGAGACGAACACTGGCCTCCAGGTGGAAGCACCCGCAGAAGACCCCATGGAAGTGCTTATCGGCCTGCTGGACCTCGGTGACTTCGACGGAGCCCGGACCAATGAGGACATCTTCCTTGGTCCGTCCCAAAAGCAGCCCCGGCACCGTGTTTTTGGGGGCCAGGTGCTGGCGCAGTCGATGATGGCCGGCATGCGCACCGTGGAGCCGGACAGGGTGGCGCACTCCATGCACGGCTACTTCCTGCGTCCCGGGGATGCCAACAAGCCCATCACCTTCGGCGTTGAACGGCTGCGTGATGGCCGTTCCTTCTCCGCCCGCCGCGTGCACGCCTACCAGGACGGCGTCCCGATCCTTTCGATGATCGCCTCGTTCCAGGTGGAGGACAACGGCCTGGACCACCAGGCAACCATGCCCGAAGGCATCCCGGATCCGGAAACCCTCCCAAGCACAGCCGAGCTCTTGTCCCACTTCGACCACCCGCTGGCCCGGCACATGTCCTCCGAGCGGCCCTTCGACGTCCGCCACATCGACCCCGCGCTTTACGTATCCCCGCCAAGCGAGCATGTGGCCACCAATGCGGTGTGGATGAAGACCATGGGTCCGCTCCCTGACGACCCCAAACTGCACATCGCAGCCCTGGCCTACGCCAGCGACTACACACTGTTGGAGCCCATCCTCCGCAAACACGGTCTGTCCTGGATGACGCCGGGCATGAGCGTAGCCAGCCTGGACCACGCCATGTGGTGGCACCGGCCGGTCAAGGTGGACGAATGGATGCTTTACGTGCAGGAGTCCCCCAGCGCCCAGGGTGCCCGGGGTTTGGCCACGGGCAGGATCTTCAACCGCGACGGCGTGCATGTTGCCACAGTGGCGCAGGAGGGTATGGTGCGGATTCCATAG
- the ettA gene encoding energy-dependent translational throttle protein EttA, with protein MAEFIYTMTKARKAVGDKLILDDVSMSFYPGAKIGVVGPNGAGKSTILKIMAGLDTPSNGEARLSPGYTVGILLQEPPLNEEKTVLGNVQEGVGEIYGKIQRFNEISEEMANPDADYDTLLDEMGKLQEAIDAADAWDIDSQLEQAMDALRCPPADADVTVLSGGERRRVALCKLLLQKPDLLLLDEPTNHLDAESVLWLEQHLSQYPGAVLAVTHDRYFLDHVAEWIAEVDRGHLYPYEGNYSTYLEKKKARLEVQGKKDAKLSKRLSEELEWVRSNAKGRQTKSKARLARYEEMAAEAERTRKLDFEEIQIPPGPRLGSLVIEAKDLKKGFDDRVLIEDLSFSLPRNGIVGVIGPNGVGKSTLFKTIVGMEPLDGGELKIGESVKISYVDQSRGGIDPNKSLWEVVSEGHDFIQVGQVEMPSRAYVSAFGFKGPDQQKKAGVLSGGERNRLNLALTLKQGGNLLLLDEPTNDLDVETLSSLENALLEFPGCAVVVSHDRWFLDRVATHILAYEGDDENPSKWYWFEGNFDSYEENKVERLGPDAAKPHRVTHRRLTRD; from the coding sequence ATGGCGGAATTCATTTACACGATGACCAAGGCTCGCAAGGCCGTTGGCGACAAACTTATTCTGGACGACGTCAGCATGTCGTTCTACCCTGGCGCGAAGATCGGCGTCGTGGGCCCGAACGGTGCTGGCAAGTCCACCATCCTGAAGATCATGGCCGGTTTGGACACCCCTTCCAACGGCGAGGCCCGCCTGAGCCCCGGTTACACCGTGGGCATCCTCCTGCAGGAACCGCCGCTGAACGAGGAGAAGACCGTCCTGGGCAACGTCCAGGAAGGCGTTGGCGAGATCTACGGCAAGATCCAGCGCTTCAACGAAATCTCGGAAGAGATGGCCAACCCGGACGCGGACTACGACACGCTGCTTGATGAAATGGGCAAGCTCCAGGAAGCCATTGACGCTGCTGACGCCTGGGATATCGATTCCCAGCTTGAGCAGGCCATGGACGCCTTGCGTTGCCCGCCTGCAGACGCCGACGTTACCGTCCTTTCCGGTGGTGAGCGCCGCCGCGTAGCACTGTGCAAGCTCCTGTTGCAGAAGCCGGACCTCCTGCTCCTTGACGAGCCCACCAACCACCTGGACGCCGAGAGTGTGCTGTGGTTGGAGCAGCACCTTTCCCAGTACCCCGGCGCAGTACTTGCCGTCACCCACGACCGGTACTTCCTGGACCACGTGGCTGAATGGATCGCGGAAGTGGACCGTGGCCACCTTTACCCCTACGAGGGCAACTACTCCACCTACCTGGAGAAGAAAAAGGCCCGCCTCGAGGTCCAAGGCAAGAAGGACGCGAAGCTCTCCAAGCGTCTTAGCGAAGAACTTGAGTGGGTGCGCTCCAACGCCAAGGGCCGCCAGACCAAGTCCAAGGCCCGTCTTGCACGTTACGAGGAAATGGCCGCAGAAGCGGAGCGGACCCGCAAGCTGGACTTCGAAGAGATCCAGATTCCGCCGGGACCGCGCCTGGGCTCTTTGGTCATCGAGGCCAAGGACCTGAAGAAGGGCTTCGACGACCGTGTCCTGATCGAAGACCTCTCCTTCTCCCTTCCGCGCAACGGCATCGTCGGCGTGATCGGGCCCAACGGTGTGGGCAAGTCCACGCTCTTCAAGACGATCGTCGGCATGGAACCCCTGGACGGCGGTGAGCTCAAGATCGGCGAGTCCGTGAAGATCTCCTACGTTGACCAGTCCCGTGGCGGCATCGATCCCAACAAGTCACTGTGGGAAGTAGTCTCCGAAGGCCACGACTTCATCCAGGTCGGCCAGGTGGAAATGCCCTCACGCGCCTACGTTTCGGCGTTTGGTTTCAAGGGCCCGGACCAGCAGAAGAAGGCCGGTGTCCTCTCCGGTGGTGAGCGCAACCGCCTCAATCTGGCACTGACGCTCAAGCAGGGTGGCAACCTCCTGCTCCTTGACGAACCCACTAACGACCTCGACGTCGAAACCCTCAGCAGCCTGGAAAACGCGCTTCTCGAATTCCCGGGCTGCGCCGTGGTGGTCTCGCACGACCGCTGGTTCCTGGACAGGGTGGCAACGCACATCCTCGCCTATGAAGGTGACGATGAGAACCCGTCCAAGTGGTACTGGTTCGAGGGCAACTTCGACTCTTACGAGGAGAACAAGGTGGAGCGCCTGGGCCCGGATGCCGCCAAGCCGCACCGCGTGACGCACCGTCGCCTGACCCGCGACTAA